From Streptomyces cyaneogriseus subsp. noncyanogenus, the proteins below share one genomic window:
- a CDS encoding GNAT family N-acetyltransferase, translating into MTVIVRDLRPGVSSDLEGFARVRRLALPFMLVTPESVVHALAHTHPAARFRSLVAEEDGEVIGTARTGLAHDSPEPGQGFLDVYVRPDRLRRGAGGLLVRTAEEYLAGQGATTLYTWVLDEPAGLAFAEAHGYGRRRSAHFLRLDLAAAGLPPLSPPPPGVELRTAADFTDDPRPLFELDAETTSDEPSDIDTEFTDYAAWVEETWRHPLLNPDLTTVAVAEGRPVAFTATYTDGGTLPRSRAHPAAGAALSPAVPPAGPSAPPSVMTTAMTGTARAFRGRGLAKLVKNASLHRARAAGVTEAFTGNDTGNGPMLAVNKWLGYEVCATEVRHARRLG; encoded by the coding sequence ATGACAGTGATCGTGCGCGATCTGCGCCCCGGCGTTTCCTCCGATCTGGAGGGCTTCGCCCGGGTCCGGCGTCTCGCCCTGCCGTTCATGCTGGTCACGCCCGAGTCCGTGGTGCACGCCCTCGCGCACACGCACCCCGCCGCCCGCTTCCGGTCCCTGGTCGCGGAGGAGGACGGAGAGGTGATCGGCACCGCCCGGACGGGGCTCGCCCACGACAGCCCCGAGCCCGGCCAGGGGTTCCTCGACGTCTACGTGCGCCCGGACCGCCTCCGGCGCGGCGCCGGCGGGCTGCTGGTCCGCACCGCCGAGGAGTACCTGGCCGGTCAGGGGGCGACGACCCTGTACACCTGGGTGCTGGACGAGCCGGCCGGCCTGGCCTTCGCCGAAGCGCACGGCTACGGCCGCCGGCGCTCGGCCCACTTCCTCCGCCTGGACCTCGCGGCCGCCGGTCTCCCGCCGCTGTCGCCGCCTCCCCCGGGGGTCGAACTGCGCACCGCCGCCGACTTCACGGACGACCCGCGTCCGCTGTTCGAGCTGGACGCGGAGACGACCTCGGACGAACCGAGCGACATCGACACCGAGTTCACGGATTACGCAGCCTGGGTCGAGGAGACCTGGAGACACCCCTTGCTGAACCCGGACCTGACGACGGTGGCGGTCGCCGAGGGCCGCCCGGTCGCCTTCACCGCGACCTACACCGACGGCGGCACCCTCCCCCGCTCCCGGGCGCACCCGGCCGCCGGGGCCGCCCTGTCCCCCGCCGTACCCCCCGCCGGGCCTTCCGCCCCGCCCTCCGTCATGACGACCGCCATGACCGGCACCGCCCGCGCCTTCCGCGGCCGCGGCCTGGCCAAGCTCGTCAAGAACGCCTCCCTGCACCGGGCCCGGGCGGCCGGCGTCACGGAGGCGTTCACGGGCAACGACACCGGCAACGGCCCGATGCTCGCCGTCAACAAGTGGCTCGGGTACGAGGTGTGCGCCACGGAGGTGCGCCATGCCCGCCGGCTCGGCTGA
- a CDS encoding GNAT family N-acetyltransferase, giving the protein MIDHVAHQQVRPAVAGDVPAVKAVTDAAYHHYIERIGVVPQPMEADHAADVAAGKVFVTEEPGGGRVVGLVVVEARADHLFLDSIAVHPDAHGKGVGRRLLAFVDAHARALGLPEVRLYTNAMMWENQKIYPKYGYEVVERRVDGPYDRVHYRKRLR; this is encoded by the coding sequence ATGATCGACCACGTTGCCCACCAGCAGGTCAGGCCGGCCGTCGCCGGGGACGTACCGGCGGTGAAGGCCGTCACCGACGCCGCGTACCACCACTACATCGAGCGCATCGGCGTGGTGCCCCAGCCCATGGAGGCCGACCACGCGGCCGACGTGGCGGCCGGGAAGGTCTTCGTCACCGAGGAACCCGGCGGCGGGCGGGTCGTCGGCCTCGTCGTGGTGGAGGCCCGCGCCGACCACCTGTTCCTGGACAGCATCGCCGTCCACCCCGACGCGCACGGGAAGGGCGTGGGGCGGCGGCTGCTGGCGTTCGTCGACGCGCACGCGCGTGCGCTCGGCCTGCCCGAGGTGCGGCTCTACACGAACGCGATGATGTGGGAGAACCAGAAGATCTATCCGAAGTACGGCTACGAGGTCGTCGAACGCCGTGTGGACGGCCCCTACGACCGCGTCCACTACCGCAAGCGGCTGCGCTGA
- a CDS encoding lytic polysaccharide monooxygenase auxiliary activity family 9 protein: MPARRTAAVVAAGLAPLALTALAASPASAHGTMGDPVSRVAQCYAEGAESPKSAACKAAVAAGGTQALYDWNGIRIGDAGGRHRELIPDGKLCSANSEEFKGLDLARDDWPATSVTSGAHTFKYRVTAQHKGTFTVYVTKPGYDPARPLAWSDLDLEHPVATATDPVASGGFYTFSGSLPERSGKHLLYAIWQRSDSPEAFYSCSDVSFGGGATAGGGPAPAPTASTPSDAQIEAGTGRSTIENHGHGDHDARTTADPAAGTGGTRTPAAGADAPDTGEEEPAAAGANRPQAAGAGPELAETGGDGTTAYLTVGGAAALALGAAALFASARRRAVRTGHGR, encoded by the coding sequence ATGCCCGCACGCCGCACGGCCGCCGTCGTCGCCGCCGGCCTCGCCCCGCTCGCCCTGACCGCGCTGGCCGCCTCGCCGGCGTCCGCGCACGGGACGATGGGCGACCCGGTCAGCCGGGTCGCGCAGTGCTACGCCGAGGGCGCCGAGAGCCCGAAGTCGGCCGCGTGCAAGGCGGCGGTCGCGGCCGGCGGGACGCAGGCGCTGTACGACTGGAACGGCATCCGCATCGGGGACGCCGGCGGCCGGCACCGGGAGCTGATCCCGGACGGCAAGCTGTGCAGCGCGAACAGCGAGGAGTTCAAGGGCCTGGACCTGGCCCGGGACGACTGGCCCGCGACGAGCGTGACCAGCGGCGCGCACACGTTCAAGTACCGTGTGACCGCCCAGCACAAGGGCACGTTCACCGTCTACGTCACCAAGCCCGGCTACGACCCGGCCCGGCCGCTCGCCTGGTCCGACCTCGACCTGGAGCACCCGGTGGCGACGGCCACCGACCCGGTCGCCTCCGGCGGTTTCTACACCTTCTCCGGCAGCCTTCCCGAGCGTTCCGGCAAGCACCTGCTGTACGCGATCTGGCAGCGCTCGGACAGCCCGGAGGCGTTCTACTCCTGCTCGGACGTCTCCTTCGGCGGCGGCGCCACGGCCGGCGGCGGCCCCGCCCCGGCGCCGACGGCGTCCACACCGTCCGACGCGCAGATCGAGGCCGGTACCGGCAGGTCGACGATCGAGAACCACGGCCACGGCGACCACGACGCCCGCACCACCGCGGACCCGGCCGCCGGGACCGGCGGCACCCGGACCCCGGCGGCCGGCGCCGACGCCCCGGACACCGGCGAGGAGGAGCCGGCGGCCGCCGGCGCCAACCGGCCGCAGGCCGCCGGCGCCGGCCCGGAGCTCGCCGAGACCGGCGGTGACGGCACCACGGCGTACCTCACCGTCGGCGGCGCCGCCGCGCTGGCGCTGGGCGCGGCGGCGCTGTTCGCCTCGGCCCGCCGACGCGCGGTGCGCACCGGACACGGCCGCTGA
- a CDS encoding DNA polymerase Y family protein, which produces MTILCVRFQLPPMYEAALPRLLGMLEEFTPVVQALPPDGALADLRGAERYFGRGAVELASVIRVRALALYGVDCVIGAAPGPMLARMALRDARPGATCVVPGDPEGIAEFLAGKPVAALPGVGAATARTLCEYGLDTLGRVAAAPLSTLQRLVGAKTGRELREKAGGVDRGRVVPNGVSRSLATERPFERDELDPDRHRRALLSAAEELGSRLRALDKVCRTLTLTVRYADRSATTRSRTLAEPTAHSASLTRAVYGMYEALGLQRARVRALALRAEGLGPAEQAAHQLTFDPVDEKVRRIEEVADRARAKFGPRAVMPGTLAA; this is translated from the coding sequence ATGACCATTCTCTGCGTACGTTTCCAGCTACCGCCGATGTACGAGGCGGCCCTGCCCCGATTGCTGGGGATGCTGGAGGAGTTCACCCCGGTCGTCCAGGCCCTGCCACCGGACGGGGCGCTGGCCGACCTGCGGGGCGCCGAGCGGTACTTCGGGCGCGGCGCCGTGGAGCTGGCGTCGGTGATCCGCGTCCGCGCCCTGGCGCTGTACGGCGTCGACTGTGTGATCGGCGCGGCCCCCGGGCCGATGCTGGCCCGGATGGCGCTGCGGGACGCCCGGCCCGGGGCGACCTGCGTGGTGCCCGGGGACCCGGAGGGCATCGCGGAGTTCCTCGCCGGCAAGCCCGTCGCCGCGCTGCCCGGCGTGGGCGCCGCGACCGCCCGCACCCTGTGCGAGTACGGCCTCGACACCCTCGGCCGGGTCGCCGCCGCGCCCCTGTCCACGCTCCAGCGGCTGGTCGGCGCGAAGACCGGCCGTGAGCTGCGCGAGAAGGCGGGGGGTGTCGACCGCGGCCGGGTGGTGCCGAACGGCGTCTCCCGTTCCCTGGCCACCGAACGCCCCTTCGAGCGGGACGAGCTGGACCCGGACCGGCACCGCCGTGCCCTGCTCTCGGCCGCCGAGGAACTGGGGTCCCGGCTGCGCGCCCTGGACAAGGTCTGCCGCACGCTGACCCTCACCGTGCGCTACGCCGACCGGTCCGCCACGACCCGCAGCCGCACCCTGGCGGAGCCGACCGCGCACTCGGCGTCGCTCACCCGGGCCGTGTACGGCATGTACGAGGCGCTCGGCCTGCAGCGCGCCCGGGTCCGCGCCCTCGCCCTGCGCGCCGAGGGCCTCGGCCCCGCCGAACAGGCCGCCCACCAGCTCACCTTCGACCCGGTGGACGAGAAGGTCCGCCGCATCGAGGAGGTCGCCGACCGCGCGCGGGCCAAGTTCGGGCCGCGCGCGGTGATGCCGGGGACGCTGGCCGCCTGA
- a CDS encoding DNA polymerase III subunit alpha gives MPGFTHLHTVSGFSLRHGASHPERLAERAFERGMDALALTDRDTLAGTVRFAKACAKAGVRPLFGVDLAVETVTPEPIQGDTSVRRDRRRAPVRGGAFVDESAPRATFLARDGARGWAGLCRLVSAAHASTGLTAPPGQGGSSSGTPLLRRADHHADGLTVLLGPDSDVGRALAAGRPDRAARLLAPWREAYGDALRLEAVWHGRTGTGPGSLRLAARTVGFAAEQKIRPVLSNAVRYADPGMGPVADILDAARRLVPVGAAGEPDSGEAWLKDADAMLRAAERIVEAAGFRREAAHRLLEQTEATAAECVVDPEDDLGIGTVHFPEPHLVGAGHRTAQRALASRAAAGMVLRGYERRRAYWERMHHELDIIAHHGFASYFLTVAQVVDDVRRMGIRVAARGSGAGSLVNHLLGIAHADPVEHGLLMERFLSKERVVLPDIDIDVESARRLEVYRAIIDRFGAERVATVAMPETYRVRHAIRDVGAALSMDPAEIDRVAKSFPHIRARDARAALEELPELKALAARKERYGKLWELVEALDALPRGVAMHPCGVLLSDASLLARTPVVPTSGEGLPMSQFDKDDVEELGLLKLDVLGVRMQSAMAHAVAEVERVTGERIDLDAVPEGDPATYGLIRSTETLGCFQIESPGQRDLVGRLQPSTFHDLVVDISLFRPGPVAADMVRPFIEARHGRAPVRYPHPRLEEPLRETYGVVVFHEQVIDIVHLMTGCGRGEADRVRRGLSDPESQGRIKVWFAQQAEANGYDAETIRRTWEIVEAFGSYGFCKAHAVAFAVPTYQSAWLKAHHPAAFYAGLLTHDPGMYPKRLLLADARRRGVPILPLDVNKSGAAHRIELVSESKGARHWGLRLALSDVHGISEAEAARIADGQPYASLLDFWERARPSRPLAQRLAQVGALDAFGANRRDLQLHLTELHRGSRGAGGGQLPLSGGRRTAPAGLPDLTSAERLSAELGVLSMDASRHLMDDHRTFLDELGVVPARRLRTARHGETVLVAGAKAATQTPPIRSGRRVVFTTLDDGTGLVDLAFFDDSHEACAHTVFHSWLLLVRGVVQRRGPRSLSVVGSAVWNLAELLEVRREEGLEGVAARLADPRGAGPAPADGDGPARRRLAGSDGLPAPAGSAARDPMESARSEKNAEHAEHGENGENGENGEDSKDGKVPKDPKDPKETGERRIRMPTGYEMHPWADLRPAGEGPAVGRKLWHQSPGSAG, from the coding sequence GTGCCGGGATTCACGCATCTGCACACCGTCTCCGGGTTCTCCCTGCGCCACGGCGCCTCCCACCCGGAGCGGCTGGCCGAGCGCGCCTTCGAACGCGGCATGGACGCCCTCGCCCTCACCGACCGCGACACCCTCGCCGGGACCGTCCGCTTCGCCAAAGCCTGCGCCAAGGCGGGCGTCCGCCCGCTGTTCGGTGTGGATCTGGCGGTGGAGACGGTCACCCCCGAGCCGATACAAGGGGACACCTCCGTACGCCGCGACCGGCGCCGCGCCCCCGTGCGCGGAGGCGCCTTCGTCGACGAGTCGGCCCCCCGTGCGACCTTCCTCGCCCGGGACGGCGCGCGCGGCTGGGCCGGTCTGTGCCGACTCGTCTCCGCCGCCCACGCCTCCACCGGGCTCACGGCCCCGCCCGGACAAGGGGGATCCTCCTCCGGGACGCCCCTGCTGCGCCGGGCCGACCATCACGCCGACGGCCTGACCGTGCTGCTCGGCCCCGACTCCGATGTCGGCCGCGCCCTCGCCGCCGGGCGGCCCGACCGGGCCGCGCGCCTGCTCGCCCCCTGGCGGGAGGCGTACGGCGACGCCCTGCGTCTGGAAGCCGTCTGGCACGGCCGCACGGGCACCGGCCCCGGCTCCCTGCGCCTGGCCGCCCGTACCGTCGGCTTCGCCGCCGAGCAGAAAATCCGGCCCGTGCTCAGCAACGCCGTCCGCTATGCCGACCCCGGCATGGGTCCGGTCGCCGACATCCTGGACGCCGCGCGCCGCCTGGTCCCCGTCGGCGCCGCCGGGGAGCCGGACTCCGGCGAGGCATGGCTGAAGGACGCGGACGCCATGCTGCGCGCCGCCGAGCGGATCGTCGAGGCCGCGGGCTTCCGGCGGGAGGCCGCCCACCGCCTGCTGGAGCAGACGGAGGCGACCGCCGCCGAGTGCGTCGTCGACCCCGAGGACGACCTGGGCATCGGCACCGTCCACTTCCCCGAGCCGCATCTGGTGGGCGCCGGGCACCGCACCGCCCAGCGGGCGCTCGCCTCCCGGGCGGCGGCGGGCATGGTGCTGCGTGGTTACGAGCGGCGGCGCGCGTACTGGGAGCGGATGCACCACGAGCTGGACATCATCGCCCACCACGGCTTCGCCTCCTACTTCCTCACCGTCGCCCAGGTCGTCGACGACGTCCGGCGCATGGGCATCCGAGTGGCCGCCCGCGGCTCCGGCGCCGGATCCCTCGTCAACCACCTCCTCGGCATCGCGCACGCCGACCCCGTCGAACACGGGCTGCTGATGGAGCGCTTCCTGTCGAAGGAGCGCGTCGTGCTGCCCGACATCGACATCGACGTGGAGTCCGCGCGCCGTCTGGAGGTCTACCGGGCGATCATCGACCGGTTCGGCGCCGAGCGGGTGGCGACGGTCGCCATGCCCGAGACGTACCGCGTGCGCCACGCCATCCGCGACGTCGGGGCCGCCCTGTCGATGGACCCGGCCGAGATCGACCGGGTGGCCAAGTCGTTCCCGCACATCCGCGCCCGCGACGCCCGCGCGGCGCTGGAGGAACTGCCCGAGCTGAAGGCGCTGGCGGCGCGGAAGGAGCGGTACGGGAAGCTGTGGGAGCTGGTCGAGGCGCTCGACGCGTTGCCGCGCGGGGTCGCCATGCACCCGTGCGGGGTACTCCTCTCCGACGCCTCCCTGCTCGCCCGTACACCGGTGGTGCCGACCAGTGGCGAGGGCCTGCCGATGTCCCAGTTCGACAAGGACGACGTGGAGGAACTCGGGCTGCTCAAGCTGGACGTGCTGGGCGTGCGGATGCAGTCGGCGATGGCGCACGCGGTGGCCGAGGTGGAGCGGGTGACGGGGGAGCGGATCGACCTGGACGCGGTGCCGGAGGGGGACCCGGCGACGTACGGGCTGATCCGCTCCACCGAGACGCTGGGCTGCTTCCAGATCGAGTCGCCGGGCCAGCGGGATCTGGTCGGACGGCTCCAGCCGAGCACCTTCCACGATCTCGTCGTCGACATCTCCCTCTTCCGGCCCGGCCCGGTCGCCGCCGACATGGTGCGGCCGTTCATCGAGGCGCGGCACGGGCGGGCCCCCGTCCGCTACCCGCACCCCCGCCTGGAGGAGCCGCTGCGGGAGACGTACGGCGTCGTCGTCTTCCATGAACAGGTCATCGACATCGTGCATCTCATGACCGGATGCGGCCGCGGCGAGGCGGACCGGGTGCGGCGCGGGCTGTCCGACCCGGAGTCGCAGGGGCGGATCAAGGTGTGGTTCGCGCAGCAGGCGGAGGCGAACGGGTACGACGCGGAGACGATCCGACGCACCTGGGAGATCGTCGAGGCGTTCGGTTCGTACGGCTTCTGCAAGGCGCACGCGGTCGCCTTCGCTGTGCCCACCTACCAGTCGGCGTGGCTGAAGGCGCACCATCCGGCCGCCTTCTACGCCGGGCTGCTCACGCACGACCCCGGCATGTACCCCAAGCGGCTGCTCCTGGCGGACGCGCGGCGGCGCGGGGTGCCGATCCTGCCGCTGGACGTGAACAAGTCGGGGGCCGCCCACCGGATCGAACTGGTGTCTGAATCAAAGGGGGCGCGGCACTGGGGGCTGCGGCTGGCCCTCTCCGATGTCCACGGCATCAGCGAGGCCGAGGCGGCGCGGATCGCGGACGGGCAGCCGTACGCCTCCCTGCTCGACTTCTGGGAACGCGCCCGGCCGAGCCGCCCGCTCGCCCAGCGTCTCGCCCAGGTCGGCGCGCTGGACGCCTTCGGCGCCAACCGCCGCGACCTGCAACTGCACCTGACCGAACTGCACCGGGGCTCCCGCGGCGCGGGCGGCGGCCAGCTGCCGCTGTCCGGCGGGCGGAGGACGGCCCCGGCCGGGCTGCCCGACCTCACCTCGGCGGAGAGGCTGAGCGCCGAGCTGGGTGTGCTGTCGATGGACGCCTCGCGCCATCTGATGGACGACCACCGGACCTTCCTCGACGAACTGGGCGTGGTCCCGGCGCGGCGGCTGCGCACGGCGCGGCACGGGGAGACGGTGCTGGTCGCGGGCGCCAAGGCGGCCACCCAGACGCCGCCGATCAGATCCGGCAGGCGAGTCGTCTTCACCACGCTGGACGACGGCACGGGCCTGGTCGACCTGGCCTTCTTCGACGACTCCCACGAGGCGTGCGCCCACACCGTCTTCCACTCCTGGCTGCTGCTGGTGCGCGGGGTGGTGCAGCGCCGCGGCCCGCGCAGCCTCAGCGTGGTGGGCTCCGCCGTCTGGAACCTCGCCGAGCTGCTGGAGGTGCGCCGGGAGGAGGGGCTGGAGGGCGTCGCGGCCCGGCTCGCCGATCCGCGGGGCGCCGGGCCCGCCCCGGCCGACGGCGACGGCCCGGCGCGTCGGCGGCTGGCCGGGTCCGACGGACTGCCCGCCCCGGCCGGCTCCGCGGCCCGGGACCCGATGGAGAGCGCCCGGAGCGAGAAGAACGCAGAGCACGCAGAGCACGGAGAAAACGGAGAAAACGGAGAGAACGGAGAGGACAGTAAGGACGGGAAGGTTCCGAAGGACCCGAAGGACCCGAAGGAGACGGGGGAGCGCAGGATCCGCATGCCCACGGGGTACGAGATGCACCCCTGGGCCGATCTGCGCCCCGCGGGCGAAGGGCCCGCGGTGGGAAGGAAGTTGTGGCACCAGAGTCCGGGGAGTGCGGGATGA
- a CDS encoding DUF3533 domain-containing protein, producing MTQTTGADAPRSPRGSRGSFLGEVRDAVTPRATLLVLGVIALQLLFIASYVGALHDPKPKDVPFAVVAPPAAAGQTVARLERLPGSPLDPRAVADEATARKQIMDRDIDGALVVDPAGRTDRLLVASGGGTVLATTLERLVGTLEQAERRTVRTVDVAPASARDFDGLSSFYLVVGWCVGGYLCASILAISTGARPANPRRAAIRLIAMALVSVIGGLGGAVIIGPVLDALPGSVAALWGLGALTTFAVGAATLALQGVFGIVGIGLAILLVVIAGNPSAGGAFPLPLLPPFWKAIGPALPPGAGTWAARSIAYFGGRALTGALLVLSAWALAGIVVTMAAAALRRRRQEAELPTQAD from the coding sequence ATGACGCAGACCACCGGCGCCGACGCCCCCCGCAGCCCCCGCGGCTCCCGTGGCTCGTTCCTCGGCGAGGTCCGGGACGCCGTCACCCCGCGGGCCACGCTGCTCGTGCTCGGCGTGATCGCGCTCCAGTTGCTGTTCATCGCCTCCTATGTGGGGGCGCTGCACGACCCGAAGCCGAAGGACGTGCCCTTCGCGGTCGTCGCGCCCCCGGCCGCGGCCGGGCAGACGGTGGCCCGGCTGGAGCGGCTGCCCGGCTCGCCGCTCGACCCGCGCGCGGTCGCCGACGAGGCGACCGCGCGGAAGCAGATCATGGACCGGGACATCGACGGCGCCCTGGTCGTCGACCCCGCCGGCCGCACCGACCGGCTCCTGGTCGCCTCCGGCGGCGGGACCGTCCTGGCCACCACCCTGGAGAGACTCGTCGGCACCCTGGAACAGGCGGAGCGGCGCACGGTGCGCACCGTCGACGTGGCCCCGGCCTCCGCGCGGGACTTCGACGGCCTGTCGTCCTTCTACCTCGTCGTCGGCTGGTGCGTCGGCGGCTACCTGTGCGCCTCGATCCTCGCGATCAGCACCGGTGCCCGGCCCGCCAACCCGCGCCGCGCGGCGATCCGGCTGATCGCGATGGCGCTGGTGTCGGTGATCGGCGGCCTCGGCGGCGCGGTGATCATCGGGCCGGTCCTGGACGCCCTGCCCGGCAGCGTGGCCGCCCTGTGGGGCCTGGGCGCGCTGACCACCTTCGCCGTCGGCGCCGCCACCCTCGCCCTCCAGGGAGTCTTCGGGATCGTCGGCATCGGGCTGGCGATCCTGCTGGTGGTGATCGCGGGCAACCCGAGCGCCGGCGGCGCCTTCCCGCTGCCACTGCTGCCGCCGTTCTGGAAGGCGATCGGCCCGGCACTGCCGCCGGGCGCGGGGACGTGGGCGGCCCGCTCGATCGCGTACTTCGGCGGCCGCGCCCTGACCGGCGCGCTGCTGGTGCTGTCGGCGTGGGCCCTCGCGGGGATCGTGGTCACGATGGCGGCCGCGGCACTGCGGCGCCGGCGGCAGGAGGCGGAGCTGCCCACCCAGGCCGACTGA
- a CDS encoding S1 family peptidase, whose product MKHRRISTRRAAVAGAGIAALVAAGATFQSANASEAAKSTGPETLSAAAAGKLASTLAQDLGADAAGAYYDAKTESLVVNVLDEKAARAAEAAGAEARVVRNSLTELRDARAALRRDAAVPGTSWVTDPTANKVVVTADRTVSKAEWARLAEVVGKLGPAAELKRTAGEFKPFIAGGDAITGGGSRCSLGFNVVKGGEPYFLTAGHCTESISTWSDASGNVIGQTEVSRFPGDDYGLVKYTADVAHPSEVNLYDGSAQPITGAAEATVGMRVTRSGSTTQVHSGTVTGLDATVNYGNGDIVSGLIQTDVCAEPGDSGGPLFSGSDAIGLTSGGSGDCTSGGETFFQPVTEALSATGTQIG is encoded by the coding sequence TTGAAGCATCGACGTATATCCACGCGCCGTGCGGCCGTGGCGGGTGCGGGTATCGCCGCACTGGTCGCCGCGGGAGCCACCTTCCAGAGTGCGAACGCCAGCGAGGCCGCGAAGTCCACCGGGCCCGAAACCCTGTCGGCCGCGGCGGCCGGAAAGCTCGCCTCCACGCTCGCCCAGGACCTCGGCGCCGACGCGGCGGGCGCGTACTACGACGCGAAGACGGAGAGCCTCGTCGTCAACGTGCTCGACGAGAAGGCCGCGCGGGCCGCCGAGGCGGCCGGGGCCGAGGCGAGAGTCGTACGGAACTCCCTCACCGAACTGAGGGACGCGCGTGCCGCCCTCCGGCGGGACGCGGCCGTCCCCGGCACCTCCTGGGTGACCGATCCGACCGCCAACAAGGTCGTCGTCACCGCCGACCGCACGGTGTCGAAGGCGGAGTGGGCCCGGCTCGCCGAGGTCGTCGGCAAACTCGGTCCGGCCGCCGAACTCAAGCGGACGGCCGGGGAGTTCAAGCCCTTCATCGCGGGCGGTGACGCCATCACCGGCGGCGGCTCGCGCTGTTCGCTCGGTTTCAACGTGGTCAAGGGCGGCGAGCCGTACTTCCTGACCGCGGGCCACTGCACCGAGTCCATCTCCACCTGGTCGGACGCGTCCGGCAACGTGATCGGCCAGACCGAGGTCTCCCGCTTCCCCGGCGACGACTACGGCCTGGTCAAGTACACCGCCGACGTGGCCCACCCGAGCGAGGTGAACCTGTACGACGGCTCCGCGCAGCCGATCACGGGCGCGGCCGAGGCCACCGTCGGCATGCGGGTGACCCGCAGCGGCTCCACGACGCAGGTGCACTCCGGTACGGTCACCGGCCTGGACGCCACCGTCAACTACGGCAACGGCGACATCGTCAGCGGCCTCATCCAGACCGACGTCTGCGCCGAGCCGGGCGACAGCGGCGGACCGCTCTTCTCCGGCAGCGACGCGATCGGCCTCACCTCCGGTGGCAGCGGCGACTGCACCTCGGGCGGGGAGACCTTCTTCCAGCCGGTGACCGAGGCGCTGTCGGCGACCGGCACGCAGATCGGCTGA
- a CDS encoding S1 family peptidase, which yields MRIKRTTPRSGITRRTRLIAVSSGLVAAAAIAVPSANASDAPATFSTAELKSVSSSVLKADVPGTAWAVDSKTGRVLVTIDSTVSQAEIAKIKQQAGDKAGALTIKRTNGTFNKLIQGGDAIYASSWRCSLGFNVQDSSGTQYFVTAGHCTDGAGTWYSNSGRTTVIGTTTGSSFPGNDYGIVRYSGSVSRPGTANGVDITRAATPSVGTTVIRDGSTTGTHSGRVTALNATVNYGGGDIVSGLIQTTVCAEPGDSGGPLYGSNGVAYGLTSGGSGNCTSGGTTFFQPVTEALSAYGVSVY from the coding sequence GTGAGGATCAAGCGCACCACCCCCCGCAGCGGTATCACGAGACGGACCCGGCTGATCGCCGTTTCCTCCGGACTCGTGGCCGCGGCCGCGATCGCCGTCCCCAGCGCGAACGCGTCCGACGCCCCCGCCACCTTCAGCACCGCCGAGCTCAAGAGCGTGAGCAGCTCGGTGCTGAAGGCCGACGTCCCGGGTACCGCCTGGGCCGTCGACAGCAAGACCGGCCGGGTGCTCGTCACCATCGACAGCACGGTCTCCCAGGCCGAGATAGCGAAGATCAAGCAGCAGGCCGGCGACAAGGCCGGCGCGCTCACGATCAAGCGCACCAACGGCACGTTCAACAAGCTGATCCAGGGCGGCGACGCCATCTACGCGAGCAGCTGGCGCTGCTCCCTCGGCTTCAACGTCCAGGACAGCAGCGGCACCCAGTACTTCGTGACGGCCGGTCACTGCACCGACGGCGCGGGTACCTGGTACTCCAACTCCGGCCGCACCACGGTCATCGGCACGACCACCGGCTCCAGCTTCCCGGGCAACGACTACGGCATCGTGCGGTACTCCGGGTCCGTCAGCAGGCCCGGCACCGCCAACGGCGTGGACATCACCCGTGCGGCCACGCCGAGCGTGGGCACCACCGTCATCCGTGACGGTTCCACCACCGGCACGCACAGCGGCCGGGTCACCGCCCTCAACGCGACCGTGAACTACGGCGGCGGCGACATCGTCTCCGGGCTGATCCAGACCACGGTCTGCGCCGAGCCCGGCGACTCCGGCGGCCCGCTCTACGGCAGCAACGGTGTCGCGTACGGTCTGACCTCCGGCGGCAGCGGCAACTGCACCTCCGGCGGCACGACCTTCTTCCAGCCCGTCACCGAGGCCCTGAGCGCCTACGGCGTCAGCGTCTACTGA